A single Mercenaria mercenaria strain notata chromosome 9, MADL_Memer_1, whole genome shotgun sequence DNA region contains:
- the LOC123547106 gene encoding semaphorin-5B-like isoform X2, with amino-acid sequence MEGTHLEEKLNINTVSRLKVRAQDDRVEQADTELYEQTGVVLTVIEKTNSRRREKCETLQTAPKEEHKTDASKVAIYMTWQKVMFIFVLASVLMSSVSLIDLIIHLRAEAVDGSWSDWGSWEACSTTCGVGLQTRHRNCSSPAPLGDGRQCLGEVNEHRLCMPGPCSNGGWSAWGRWGSCSASCDVGLKSRLRTCTRPRPSPFGSFCEGDNMQTEICGGEPCSDRGWSAWGSWGSCSASCDVGLKSRLRTCTRPRPSPFGSFCEGDNTQAEICGREPCSETRVAFNVYESSVTGYNESHTVIFTRILLNEGQAYN; translated from the exons ATGGAAGGCACACATTTAGaggaaaaattaaacataaacacTGTCTCCCGCCTGAAAGTTCGTGCACAGGATGATCGAGTAGAACAGGCTGACACTGAATTGTATGAACAAACAGGCGTTGTTTTAACAGTTATTGAAAAGACAAATTCACGACGTAGAGAAAAATGTGAGACACTTCAAACAGCACCAAAAGAAGAACATAAGACCGACGCTTCTAAAGTAGCCATCTACATGACGTGGCAGAAAgtaatgtttatatttgtattggCGAGTGTGTTAATGAGCAGTGTTTCTTTAATTGATCTTATCATTCATTTGAGAG CCGAGGCAGTGGACGGGTCCTGGAGTGACTGGGGATCATGGGAGGCCTGCTCAACTACATGTGGTGTAGGATTGCAGACACGTCATCGGAACTGTTCAAGTCCTGCTCCATTAGGAGATGGCCGTCAGTGCCTTGGCGAAGTCAACGAACACAGATTGTGCATGCCTGGACCTTGTTCAA ACGGAGGTTGGTCAGCTTGGGGAAGATGGGGAAGTTGCAGTGCTTCTTGCGACGTTGGACTTAAATCAAGATTAAGAACTTGTACTCGTCCTAGACCTTCACCGTTTGGTAGTTTTTGCGAAGGGGATAACATGCAAACAGAGATTTGTGGCGGAGAGCCATGCAGTG ACAGAGGTTGGTCAGCTTGGGGAAGTTGGGGAAGTTGCAGTGCTTCTTGCGATGTTGGACTTAAATCAAGATTAAGAACTTGTACTCGTCCTAGACCTTCACCGTTTGGTAGTTTTTGCGAAGGGGATAACACGCAAGCAGAGATTTGTGGAAGAGAGCCATGCAGTG AAACTCGCGTTGCATTTAACGTATATGAGTCCTCTGTCACGGGATATAACGAAAGCCACACTGTAATATTTACTAGGATATTACTTAATGAAGGGCAAGCTTACAATTAA
- the LOC123547106 gene encoding mucin-like protein isoform X3: MFIFVLSSVLMSSVSLIALTIHLTAEAVDGSWSDWGSWEACSTTCGVGLQTRHRNCSSPAPLGDGRQCLGEVNEHRLCMPGPCSNGGWSAWGRWGSCSASCDVGLKSRLRTCTRPRPSPFGSFCEGDNMQTEICGGEPCSDRGWSAWGSWGSCSASCDVGLKSRLRTCTRPRPSPFGSFCEGDNTQAEICGREPCSDGGWSAWGSWGSCSASCDVGLKSRLRTCTRPRPSPSGSFCEGDNTQTEVCGREPCSETRVAFNVYESSVTGYNESHTVIFTRILLNEGQAYN; encoded by the exons atgtttatatttgttttgtcgaGTGTGTTAATGAGCAGTGTTTCTTTGATTGCTCTTACCATTCATTTGACAG CCGAGGCAGTGGACGGGTCCTGGAGTGACTGGGGATCATGGGAGGCCTGCTCAACTACATGTGGTGTAGGATTGCAGACACGTCATCGGAACTGTTCAAGTCCTGCTCCATTAGGAGATGGCCGTCAGTGCCTTGGCGAAGTCAACGAACACAGATTGTGCATGCCTGGACCTTGTTCAA ACGGAGGTTGGTCAGCTTGGGGAAGATGGGGAAGTTGCAGTGCTTCTTGCGACGTTGGACTTAAATCAAGATTAAGAACTTGTACTCGTCCTAGACCTTCACCGTTTGGTAGTTTTTGCGAAGGGGATAACATGCAAACAGAGATTTGTGGCGGAGAGCCATGCAGTG ACAGAGGTTGGTCAGCTTGGGGAAGTTGGGGAAGTTGCAGTGCTTCTTGCGATGTTGGACTTAAATCAAGATTAAGAACTTGTACTCGTCCTAGACCTTCACCGTTTGGTAGTTTTTGCGAAGGGGATAACACGCAAGCAGAGATTTGTGGAAGAGAGCCATGCAGTG ACGGAGGTTGGTCAGCTTGGGGAAGTTGGGGAAGTTGCAGTGCTTCTTGCGACGTTGGACTTAAATCAAGATTAAGAACTTGTACTCGTCCTAGACCCTCACCGTCGGGTAGTTTTTGCGAAGGGGATAACACGCAAACAGAGGTTTGTGGAAGAGAGCCATGCAGTG AAACTCGCGTTGCATTTAACGTATATGAGTCCTCTGTCACGGGATATAACGAAAGCCACACTGTAATATTTACTAGGATATTACTTAATGAAGGGCAAGCTTACAATTAA
- the LOC123547106 gene encoding hemicentin-1-like isoform X1, with amino-acid sequence MEGTHLEEKLNINTVSRLKVRAQDDRVEQADTELYEQTGVVLTVIEKTNSRRREKCETLQTAPKEEHKTDASKVAIYMTWQKVMFIFVLASVLMSSVSLIDLIIHLRAEAVDGSWSDWGSWEACSTTCGVGLQTRHRNCSSPAPLGDGRQCLGEVNEHRLCMPGPCSNGGWSAWGRWGSCSASCDVGLKSRLRTCTRPRPSPFGSFCEGDNMQTEICGGEPCSDRGWSAWGSWGSCSASCDVGLKSRLRTCTRPRPSPFGSFCEGDNTQAEICGREPCSDGGWSAWGSWGSCSASCDVGLKSRLRTCTRPRPSPSGSFCEGDNTQTEKLALHLTYMSPLSRDITKATL; translated from the exons ATGGAAGGCACACATTTAGaggaaaaattaaacataaacacTGTCTCCCGCCTGAAAGTTCGTGCACAGGATGATCGAGTAGAACAGGCTGACACTGAATTGTATGAACAAACAGGCGTTGTTTTAACAGTTATTGAAAAGACAAATTCACGACGTAGAGAAAAATGTGAGACACTTCAAACAGCACCAAAAGAAGAACATAAGACCGACGCTTCTAAAGTAGCCATCTACATGACGTGGCAGAAAgtaatgtttatatttgtattggCGAGTGTGTTAATGAGCAGTGTTTCTTTAATTGATCTTATCATTCATTTGAGAG CCGAGGCAGTGGACGGGTCCTGGAGTGACTGGGGATCATGGGAGGCCTGCTCAACTACATGTGGTGTAGGATTGCAGACACGTCATCGGAACTGTTCAAGTCCTGCTCCATTAGGAGATGGCCGTCAGTGCCTTGGCGAAGTCAACGAACACAGATTGTGCATGCCTGGACCTTGTTCAA ACGGAGGTTGGTCAGCTTGGGGAAGATGGGGAAGTTGCAGTGCTTCTTGCGACGTTGGACTTAAATCAAGATTAAGAACTTGTACTCGTCCTAGACCTTCACCGTTTGGTAGTTTTTGCGAAGGGGATAACATGCAAACAGAGATTTGTGGCGGAGAGCCATGCAGTG ACAGAGGTTGGTCAGCTTGGGGAAGTTGGGGAAGTTGCAGTGCTTCTTGCGATGTTGGACTTAAATCAAGATTAAGAACTTGTACTCGTCCTAGACCTTCACCGTTTGGTAGTTTTTGCGAAGGGGATAACACGCAAGCAGAGATTTGTGGAAGAGAGCCATGCAGTG ACGGAGGTTGGTCAGCTTGGGGAAGTTGGGGAAGTTGCAGTGCTTCTTGCGACGTTGGACTTAAATCAAGATTAAGAACTTGTACTCGTCCTAGACCCTCACCGTCGGGTAGTTTTTGCGAAGGGGATAACACGCAAACAGAG AAACTCGCGTTGCATTTAACGTATATGAGTCCTCTGTCACGGGATATAACGAAAGCCACACTGTAA